The Gymnodinialimonas sp. 57CJ19 genome includes a window with the following:
- a CDS encoding transglycosylase domain-containing protein, which produces MSPSGNGRRRLVADRRASATPKRKSSNGGGGARKPRKRAAPRRKSPQRGGILGFFARIIRFIFRLIWSVIWRSAVVVGLILAVATGYYYTQLPEDVGALQDARQRGSVTMLDRYGETFAWRGEQFGGAIAPTDTSLHLVNAVVATEDRRFFRHLGVSPRGIASAIRINLREGRGPLSGHGGSTITQQVAKLLCLGHGYDPEEFETEAEYEADCRRTTLWRKIQEVPYSLALELRYSKAEILSLYMNRAYLGAGSRGFEAASQRYFGISSTEVNPQQSAMLAGLLAAPSRFAPTRNLERSQERANVVLNLMEREGYLSAASADRARANPATLSAAATQDTGGYFADWIMSVGPDFLTGDTTEDVIIRTTFDPAIQAAAEASIQNVFANQVREGSEAEAAIVVMSADGAVRAMVGGRELSGGGLFNRAVQAVRQPGSAFKPFVYATALDLGWRFDDMILDAELCLNVPGSGQYCPENYTRQFYGMVTLTEALQSSLNTAAVRLSEEVGRDLVRQVASDFGIESDLAAGPALALGASESTLIEMTGAYAGILNGGSAVRPYGMTELRLMGESEPMFEQETGIRERVISESSARQLTYMMSRVVADGSGRRAALPDRPVAGKTGTTNSARDAWFVGFSADYVAGVWMGYDDNRPLSGVTGGGLPAEIWRQAMEQIHEDLPVRPLPMIDPIAEARTDQPDFFVDGNGQQVPINPNTGEVLSTDADGVIRGPITPQGTRVPIGGGGQGQGQGNIGDAVNNVLNRLFGPRQ; this is translated from the coding sequence ATGAGCCCTTCTGGTAATGGCAGGCGGCGACTGGTGGCCGACCGACGTGCGAGCGCAACTCCGAAGCGCAAAAGCAGCAACGGAGGTGGCGGCGCGCGAAAGCCCCGAAAACGTGCCGCGCCGCGTCGCAAATCGCCCCAACGTGGCGGTATTCTGGGCTTTTTCGCCCGGATCATTCGCTTCATCTTCCGCCTGATCTGGAGCGTGATCTGGCGCAGTGCGGTCGTGGTGGGTCTGATCCTCGCCGTCGCGACGGGCTACTACTATACGCAACTGCCCGAGGACGTGGGCGCGCTGCAAGATGCCCGTCAACGGGGATCGGTGACCATGCTGGACCGCTACGGCGAGACCTTCGCCTGGCGCGGAGAGCAATTCGGCGGGGCGATTGCGCCCACTGATACCTCATTACATCTGGTCAATGCCGTTGTTGCCACGGAAGACCGACGCTTCTTTCGGCATCTGGGCGTCTCGCCGCGCGGCATCGCGTCGGCCATCCGGATCAACCTGCGCGAAGGGCGGGGGCCCCTGTCGGGCCATGGCGGCTCCACCATCACGCAGCAGGTGGCGAAACTTCTGTGCCTCGGTCACGGCTATGACCCTGAAGAATTTGAGACAGAGGCCGAGTATGAGGCCGATTGCCGACGCACGACCCTGTGGCGCAAGATCCAGGAGGTGCCCTATAGCCTTGCGCTGGAACTGCGCTATTCCAAGGCGGAGATCCTGTCGCTCTATATGAACCGTGCCTACCTTGGCGCCGGCTCGCGTGGGTTTGAGGCCGCGTCGCAACGCTATTTCGGCATTTCCTCGACCGAGGTGAACCCGCAGCAATCGGCGATGTTGGCGGGTCTTCTGGCCGCCCCGTCCCGGTTCGCCCCCACCCGCAACCTTGAGCGCAGCCAGGAACGGGCCAATGTGGTGCTGAACCTGATGGAGCGCGAAGGCTACTTGAGTGCAGCGTCTGCGGACCGCGCCCGTGCCAATCCCGCGACCCTGTCGGCGGCAGCGACCCAAGACACCGGGGGGTACTTTGCCGATTGGATCATGTCCGTGGGCCCCGATTTCCTGACCGGCGACACCACCGAAGACGTGATTATCCGCACCACCTTCGACCCCGCCATTCAGGCGGCGGCAGAAGCCTCGATCCAGAACGTCTTTGCCAACCAGGTGCGCGAAGGATCAGAAGCCGAAGCCGCGATTGTGGTGATGAGCGCGGACGGCGCGGTGCGGGCCATGGTCGGTGGCCGCGAGCTTTCCGGCGGCGGCCTGTTCAACCGGGCAGTGCAAGCGGTGCGGCAACCGGGCAGTGCGTTCAAGCCGTTCGTCTATGCCACCGCCCTGGATTTGGGCTGGCGCTTTGACGACATGATCCTTGATGCGGAGCTTTGCCTGAACGTCCCGGGATCTGGGCAATATTGCCCCGAAAACTACACCCGTCAGTTCTACGGCATGGTGACGCTGACGGAGGCTTTGCAAAGCTCCCTCAACACCGCCGCCGTGCGCCTGTCCGAGGAAGTGGGCCGCGATCTTGTGCGCCAGGTGGCAAGCGATTTCGGCATCGAAAGCGACCTTGCCGCAGGCCCCGCCCTGGCACTGGGCGCGTCCGAATCCACCTTGATCGAGATGACGGGCGCTTATGCCGGTATCCTGAACGGCGGTTCCGCCGTGCGGCCCTACGGCATGACCGAACTGCGCCTGATGGGCGAAAGCGAACCGATGTTCGAGCAGGAAACGGGTATCCGCGAGCGCGTGATCTCGGAATCCTCGGCCCGGCAACTGACCTATATGATGAGCCGCGTCGTCGCCGATGGCTCGGGCCGACGTGCGGCGCTGCCGGATCGTCCCGTGGCGGGTAAAACCGGCACCACCAACAGCGCGCGGGACGCGTGGTTTGTGGGCTTCTCGGCGGATTATGTGGCGGGTGTCTGGATGGGCTACGACGATAACCGCCCGCTGTCTGGCGTGACCGGCGGTGGCCTTCCGGCGGAAATCTGGCGACAAGCGATGGAGCAAATCCATGAGGATCTGCCCGTGCGGCCCCTGCCGATGATCGACCCCATCGCCGAGGCCCGGACCGATCAACCCGACTTCTTTGTTGATGGCAACGGCCAGCAGGTTCCGATCAACCCCAATACCGGAGAGGTGCTAAGCACCGACGCCGATGGTGTGATCCGTGGCCCGATCACGCCGCAAGGCACGCGGGTGCCGATTGGTGGTGGTGGCCAAGGCCAAGGCCAAGGAAACATTGGGGATGCGGTGAACAACGTGCTGAACCGACTGTTCGGCCCGCGCCAGTAA
- a CDS encoding P-II family nitrogen regulator: MKLIIAAIKPFKLEEVREALTTIGVRGMMVTEIKGFGSQSGHTEIYRGAEYAVNFVPKVKLEIVVVASMADQVVETIRSTAKTDKIGDGKIFVLDVESAMRVRTGETNDDAL, from the coding sequence GTGAAACTCATCATTGCAGCAATCAAACCGTTCAAGCTGGAGGAGGTCCGCGAAGCACTGACCACCATCGGCGTGCGCGGCATGATGGTGACCGAGATCAAGGGCTTCGGCTCTCAATCGGGCCACACCGAAATTTATCGCGGCGCGGAATACGCCGTGAACTTCGTTCCAAAGGTGAAGCTGGAGATCGTCGTCGTGGCCTCCATGGCCGACCAGGTTGTGGAAACGATCCGGTCCACCGCCAAGACCGACAAGATCGGCGACGGCAAGATCTTCGTGCTCGACGTGGAAAGCGCCATGCGTGTGCGCACCGGCGAAACCAACGACGACGCGCTGTAA